A region of the Acidimicrobiia bacterium genome:
CGGGCCGGGTCCCTGACGGTGGCCGGGCCGGTGATCCAATCGGCAGTTGGATCAACCCAACCTCCATCCTCGGCGGGGTGCTCGCGGTGGGCACCGGAGCCTTCCTGGCGGCCACGTTCCTGGTCTGGGATGCCGGCCGACTCGATGAGGCCCCGATGGTGGAATACTTCCGCCGCCGAGCGGCGGGGTCGGCGACAGCCATGGGGGTGCTATCGCTCATAGGCGTCTTCGTCCTCCGAGAAGACGCCAAGTACCTCTTTGGGGGGTTGACCACGCGCGGGTTGCCGTTGGTGATCACCGCAGCCGTGTGCGGCACGGCCGCGTTGGTGCTGTTGCACCGTCAGTCGCATCGCGGGGCCCGCCTTGCCGCGGTCGTGGCGGTGGCGTCCATTCTGCTGGGGTGGGGAGTGGCCCAATGGGACTACATCCTCCCCGAGTCGCTCACCCTGGAAGCGGCCATCGCTCCCGATGGCACCGTCATCGCGGTCTTGGTGGCGGTGGGGCTGGCGGTCGTGTTCATCCTGCCGGCCTTCGCCTTGTTGTACCGACTCGATCAACGTGGCTTCCTTCCCGAAGAAGGCGCCGAGGACTCCCCGGGCGAACGCCGCCTGGATTCGCCCTTCCCCGCCATCACGAAACCGATGGGCCGATCATCTGAGCAGTAGCATCTCCGCGTCTACCCCCATGCCTCCCTAGGTATGGCTCAGCACCTCGGAGAGCCATGATTATTCTTATTTTCGGCCTACTCGGATTCGGCATGATCATCGGCTGGCTGGCCCAGCTAGCCCTCGGTATGGGCTCGAAGCCCAACAGTCAAAGTTTGATTGCCGGCGTCGCCGGCTCGTTCGTCGGCGGCCTGTTCGCCAGCATTGTGCACGGCGATGGCCTCGAGCTTCGGCCCAGCGGTTTCATCGGTTCCTTCCTGGGGGCCCTGGTGGTATTGGCCATCTGGCGGGCCAACGCCCGCCGCTCTGCTCACTGAGGCCACTTCCCCGCTATCTGAACTCCTCACCCGGCATGTTCTCCCGTCATGAAAGGTAGAGATGCAACCCACCACCGTCATCCTGCCGGGTTGTGCCACCCCCCTCGCCCCCCTCGGAGTGGGCACCTGGGCATGGGGTGACCGTAAGACGTGGGGCATGGGGGGCTACGACACGTCCCTCAGCGAGGCCACCATCGCCGAGGCATGGGAGGCCTCCATCGACGCGGGCCTCACCCTCTTCGATACCGCCGAGGTCTACGGCGACGGCGAGAGCGAACGGATCATCGGCCGCCTGCTGGCGCAGGAACCAGCCCGCCGCCGTTCCTTGGTGTTGGCCACCAAGTTCCTGCCCTCCCCCCAGAAGTTGGCGGTCAAGGGCGCCATGCGGGCCGCCTTGGAGGCGTCCCTCGAACGGCTTGGGGTGGAACACGTGGATCTCTACCAAATCCATGGTCCGATCAGTCTGCGGTCGAAATCAGCGTTGGCCGAGGCCCTCGCGGAGGTACAGGCTGCCGGGCTCACCTCGGCGGTAGGGGTGAGCAACTATTCGATTACCGAGATGACCAAGATCCACGCGGAACTGGCGAAGCGAGGGGTGCCGTTGGCATCCAACCAGGTCGAATACTCACTGTTGCGACGCGGTCCGGAGACCGGCGGGCTCTTAGCCGCCTGCGGACGCTTGGGCGTGGTGTTGCTGGCCTACTCCCCGATTGGTCAGGGCCGTCTCACCGGCAAGTATTCCGCTAGCCACCCGCCGCCGGGTGCCCGCGGGTTCTCGGCCCACCCGATGACCGAAGTGGACATTGTGGTGGCGTTACTGCGGCGGATCGGCGACGAGCGCCAACGGACCCCCAGCCAGGTGGCGCTGCGGTGGCTCATCGAGAAGGGAGCGGTACCGATCCCGGGGGCAAAAACCGCCGAACAGGCCCGGGAGAATGCCGGCGGGTTGGGATGGTCTCTCACCACGGAGGAAATGGCCGACCTCGACGACGCGGCTCTCGCCGGCACCCGCAGCCTGGCCAACCGATTCTGGCAACACGGCTGATCAACCGGCGATGAGGCCGGTGTCCACGACCTGCTCCCCGCGCACCAGACCCAGGCGCAACTCGCGTAGATCCATGGCGCCAGTCGTCGGCAGCAGCATGGCAAAGCCCGGTCCACCACCCACTCGCTCGATCACCGGCGACACGGCCACGATGCGGCCGTTGCGGGCGGCCACCACATACTCCGCCCCCCAGCCGCGATCCTCCACCGTGCCGGTGAGGGCGAGCACCAACTCCTTGCCGTTAGCGAGGCGGTCGAGATCGTCCACCGCCACCGAGGCTCGGCGTAGTTCGGTGGTGGGTCGATAGGCCTCGCCCATGAGATCCTGGCGGGCCAAGAACGCGTGCAGGCCACTCAGGAGATCGCCCTCGGAAGCGAGGGGGGGAAACGACAGACCTAACACGGTGCTGAACCCGACGGCCGCGTCGGTCACCATCGCCGAAGACTCGTTCGGGTCGGCCGCCGATTCGAACCGGAAGAACGGCTTGTCGTTGCCCCGGGAAGAAGGGCCATCCCCCGTCGCGTCGAGCCCATCTACCGGCCAGGGGATCGTGGCCCCGATCAGAGCGGCGAGCGTGGGCAGCACATCGATGTTCTGCACGTTGGCATCGTCGACGCGCGGCGAGCGCTGGCCCGGTGCTTTGATAATGAGTGGAGTCCACATGATCTCCGGCAAGGCCTCCACCACCGGGAGGCGCCGGTTCTCCAGCCCAATTTGAAACGCCACCCCATGATCAGCGGTCACCGCGATGGCGGCATCGTCATAGATGCCCAGCTGGTCCAGTCGGTCCAGGATCTTGCCCACCAGGCGATCGCTGTAGCTGGCTTGCAGGAGGTGCCGTTGGCGCTCCAGCGCCACCACCCAAGGCTCGCCACCGCCGTTGATGAGCAGGTTCGCGCTCGTCGACGGCTCGGCGTAGGAGCGCCCATCGGGGAGATAGTGCCAGGGGAAGTGGGGCGATACGAGGTGCACCACCGCCGCCAGCGGCCGATCGCCCGGCTGCAGGGCGGCCAGGAAGTCACCGAGCCGCCCGGGTTGATTGGCCACCGCGAACAGGGCTGGGTCCGGGCGTGACACCGCCGAAGCGGAGTCAAAACGCCCATCGCTGGCTGGCACGGTGGTGTCGGGCACTACCTGTTCTTCGAACTCACCAAAGTCCACCGTGGCTTGCGTTCCGGTGAGGCGTCCTCGCCACAGATCAAGCGCGTCGCCGAACAAAGGGGCCAGCACTGGTTTCGCTTCGGAATCGTCTGGCTCGTTGGCGCTCCCCACCGGTGCCCGCGGGTTGGCCCCACACACCGATGTAGGACACAGGCGGGTCACGGCCTCCGATACCACCAGGTCATGAGAACCGGCTAGGAGCCGAAAGATGTTGTCGGGGTTCTCGGTAAACAACGGTGCGATCCCCTTCGGAGTCCGGCCCGTGAAGATGGTGGGCACCGCCGAGTCGGTGAAACCGGACTGGGTCGTGTGGTTTCGGTACCAGGTCCCTTCGCCAGCCAGTCGCGCCAGGTTGGGGAACCGCTCCGCGTCGATGGTGCCATCGGCATCAATGATCGAGGCCGTGGGGAGTTCGTCGAGAATGATCAGCACCACTGGGGCCACCTCGTCCGAGTTGGTTACCGCCGTGAAGTCCGTCCCGGTGAGCAGGGCGCTCGCCGGCGAGGAAAACAGGAACACCCCCAGCGCCAAGAGCGGGAGCACCACCAGGAACTCACTCCACATCCGAAAGGGCCCAGATCGCACGGTCAGTAACCACGCTGCGCCAGCGAGTGCCCCCGCCGAGGCCACGGCGAGGGGACGAGGCCACCCCGACAACGCCGACAGCGCCGCGAGTGCCACGAGGGCCCCAATGGATGCACCCTGCACCACGAGGCGACCGGTGGGCCACACCCGGGCGACGAGCAGGCCGAGCCCCCACAAGACCAGCGGTGGCACGAACACCACCGCCAGACCGAAAAGCACCAGATCCAAACCTTCGGCACCGCGAAAGACAAACGTCTCCGGGCTGTCCCCGAAAGCACCGAGCACCGGATGCGCAATGGCCACCCCGGCGAGACCTACCAGCGCGACCAGGTACCCCAGTTCCGGCCGAACACCGCCGCGGGCGTGGGGGTCTCCCACTACGTCGATGCCCCGAGGCGCGTCGACGGGGATCCTGCGCTCACGAATCGGGTGCTCCCTCGTCTGCGCCAGCCAGCTTCCAACCAGCCAGCAGCCCGTCGATCATCAGGTCCACCAGCCAATCGGCTTGACGCATCTCCGGGCTCATCGACAACACGGTGGCGGCGCCGTGCATGGCCGCCCAGAGCCCCAGCGCCAATTGGACCGGAGAGGCGCCAGCGAGGATGCCGGCGTCAACCCCTCGTTCGATCACCGCCAGCGATTGCTGGAAGACGGCGGTGGCGGCGGTGTCCTCCAACGCACCGGGCCCCGAGACGAAGATGGGCCGATAGCGGAACATCGCCGCAAACAGCCCGGGGCGGTCGAGCGCAAAGCCAACGTAGGAATGCGACGTGGCCCGAATCCACGCCGGGATGTCCTCGCTATCGAGCTCCGCCCAGCGAGCGGTGAGGTTGGCGTACCCCTCTCTGGCCAGCAGTCGCAACAAGCTGTCTTTGGACTCGATGTGGTCGTAGAGGGCGGGAGCCGACACCCCCAGGTCGCGGGCCAAAGAGCGCAAGGAGAGCGAATCAATCCCCGTTGCGTCAACGATTTCGATAGAGCGGGCCAGGATGGCCTCCTGGGTCAACGGCGGGCGCTCCTCGGTGCCGCTCATGACTTCCGCTTCCTCGCCGCGCCTACCAAACCGGCCGGGAAGCGCACGGCGACGACCATCAACAACAGGCCATTGACGGCGAACTGGTACTTCGAGGATCCCTCGTTGATCACATCCAACACCACTGTCAGCAATCCGCCACTGGCCAGCACCCCCGCCACTAGGGCAGCGGCGGGAATAGCGATGCCGGCCAGGTAGGCAATGGCCACGGCTACCAGTGATGCCAGCGCACCGTAGGACGACCCCGACACCACCTGTTGCTCATAGGCCAGTAGCACCCCGGCCAGGCCAGCCAGCGCGGCGGCCACCGCAGTGGCGCCCAGTTTCACCTGGGCCACGGGGATGCCAGCGGCCTCCGCGGCTCGTTCGTTCGCCCGCACCGCCAGCCAACGGCGGCCCGTGGCGCCTTGACGGAGGTTCACGACCATGGCCATCGCCCCCAACATGGCCACCAGGGTGAGAATGCCAAAGGCCACCCGGGGGTAAGCATCGCCGGGAGCGGAGATGCCCAGGTTGATGCCGAACAGACTGGGCTCGGACACCCGAGCCCCTTCGTCGGCCCCGGTGAACCAACTCCACCGGAACAGGAGTTGTTCGATGGCGATCGAGGCCGCCAGTGTTGTGACCGCCAACGTCAACCCGCGCACTCGTACCGCTGGCAATCCCGCCAGGAGGCCCACCCCCACCGCCACGGCGATCCCCACCATCGGTGCCAACGGGAAGCCCCAGCCGAGCGAGGCCCCCACTCGCACCATGGAAAAGCCGGCTGTTCCGGCCAAGGCGAAGGTGGCCAGGGAGATTTGTCCCACCAACCCGGTGAGCACGATCACCGACAGTGCCACGATGGTGGCGATGGCCGACACGATGATCCCCGAGCGATAACTGCTGTCGAGCACTAAGAGCCCCACCACTCCGAGACCAACCACCACCGCCGTCACCGCCATGGTGCGACGTGGCTCCGGGGCCATCGGCAGCCGGGTGCTCACCACCGTGGCCCGGTCGGGTAGTCGGCGGCCGAGGAGCACGAGGGCCACCACGACGATGAGGAACGGAATCCCTTGCTGCAATCCCACGTCGGGGAGCCACTCGCTGCTGGCTTGGAGGTTGAGAATCTCCGATTGGGCCATGCCGATCGCCAGGCCCGCCAACCCGGCCACCACGATCGAACGAAAGGCCCCCACGAGAGCGGCGCCGAGCGCCGGCACGATGAGCAGGCTGGTGCCGCCCGGGTCCAAACCGGCCAGGGGGGCGGCCGCGATCAACGCCAGCCCGGCCAGTACCGCCGCCAGAATCCAATTGACGAGCCCGATAGTCGTGGGCGACAAACCCAACAGGACGGCCCCCCGCTCGTTCTCCGCCGCCGCCCGGGTGGCCAACCCGAAGCGAGTCCAGCGGTCCACGGCCCACAGGATGGCAATAACCCCGAGGGTGCCGAGGGCCATGAGATAGCGGTCGGCGGGCACGCGGAGGCCCAGAACATCCACCAAGCGGGGCGAAAGGGGACCCACTAGGCGCAGCGAGGTAGCCGAGGGCCCCTCAAAGCGCAGATCCACTACCCCGATCAAATACACCATCAGACCGAGACTGGCGACCACGCGGGCCAGCGGAGGGGCCGAGCGAAGCGGCCGGAAAATCAAGAGGAACACCGCCGCCCCCACCGCGGCCGCCACCAACAGGCTGATGATCAAAGCGGTAGCCACGGTGGGTTGATCCACGAGACGTACCCGGCCGGGCAGGCCCAAAATCGGCAGGACCAACTCACCACTTCGGCGGAGTTCGTAATAGGCGAACGCCACGTACATGCCAATGGCCGCGTGGCCGAGGTTGATGACGTTGCTGGCGCGATGGGTGATCACCACGCCGATGGCGAGCGCCGCAATTACCGATCCGCCGCCAATGCCCAGCAGCAAGTAGGTGAAGTGATCGGTCACGTTAGGTCAGGATCTTCGGTGCCGTCACAGGGCTTGTTTGAACAGTTCGACGGTGTCGTACCACTCCTTGTTGAGCGTCACGATGTTGCCGGATGGCTCAACTTTGATGAGCGACTGCTGCGGGGCACAGAGAGCGGGCAGACCCTTCACCTGTTTGCCATCGCAGGTGTAGGGGTGACCCCAGTAGCCCGGCACATCCTTGGCCGATCGCATCGAATCCAGGATTGCCTTTCGGCTGATCCCGTCCGTGTCGAGACCTTTCAACACTCCGTAGAGATTGAAAAATGAGCGCAGACCAACCGTGCCCGCTCCTCCGCCTTCATTGTTGGCGTAGAGCTCATTCACCGAGCTGAAGATCCCGGCTTCCACCAGTCCTTCCCCCGCCGGCGGTCCTTCGGCGTTGAAGATCACCCCTTGTTCGGCCCCCGCCGCGGCCTCGATGATCTCGGCGTCGGCGCACGCCCCCACGAGGTAGAGCTGGGCTTTGATCTCGAGGTCCTTGTAGGTCTGCATGATCGGAGCGCAGGAACCCCCGGCCGCCACCACGATGACGGCGTCGGGGTTCGTGGCGGCGGCCCGATTGAGCAACGGGAGGAAGTCGGTGGAGGTCAAGGGAAACGAGATCGTCTCCAGGTCGATCCCCAGAGACTTGGCCACCGGCTTGCCGTAGTCGTTGGCCGAGGCGGCAAAACTCTCGAACTCGCCGTAGGCCAGCACGGCTCGCTTCCCGCCCTTGTCGGCGGTGTCGGCCAAAAAGGCGGCGATCGCGCCCGTCACCCCACCCGACATGAAGAAGGCGACATCACTCTTTTGCTCCACCAGGCCGGCGGGAATCCCGCCCACCTGGGCGATGCCGTTTTGCTCCAGTACGGGAATCGATCCGTTGCTGGTCACGTCGATACCGCCTACGAGCGCCACCACTCCGGCGCTCTCCATCTCCTGGGCGCAGGCGGCGGATTGCTCGGGGTTGAAACTCGTGACGCAGCTGTGCAACTCGAGGGGGCGGCCGTCCACTCCGCCCAACTCGGTGTTCACAAACTCGACCCCCGCCTCCACGGCCCGGCGAATCTCCGGGTACGACCCGAGGGGGGTGTCCTCCTGGTTGATCATGCCGATCACAATGGGTTCCGCCTGGGGGTCAGCGGCGGTGGGCTTGTCGGGGAGGTTCCCGAGGAACCAGTCCTCGCCGGGGTACCGCTCGACCACCGTCTTTCCCGCCGGCAAGGACGTTTGGGCCCCCGACGGGGTGGGCGAGCCGGCCTCGTCGGTGGATGACGACTCACTGCAGCCAGCCGCCACGAGAGCACCAACCAACAACCAACCCCACGTTCTGCTTGCCATACGTCCCCCTCTGATGTCGACACCTAACACTGTTCACCGCCGGACTATTGTTACATAAGACCACGGTGCCCGACGCCTAGGAGAGAAGCATGACCGATCTAGAGACAACCCCCACAGCACCCAGCGTTCCATGGCACCTCGCGGGGAACTTCCGGCCGATCACCGATGAACTCGACGTGGACGGTCTCGAGGTGGAGGGAGCGCTGCCCGAGGGGCTTGAGGGCACCTACATCCGCAACGGATTCAACCCTCGGACCGGCTGGAGCCCGCACTGGTTCTTCGGCCACGGGATGGTACATGCCGTGGATCTCTCCGGCGGCCGGGCCCGCTACCGGAACCGGTACGTCCGCACCCCGTTCTGGGACGATGACGGTTCCGACCTCAGCGTCCTCCTGGCGCCGGATCGTTCCCCGGCCAACACCAACGTGGTGCGCCACAACGGGCAGTGGCTGACCCTGGAAGAACAGCACCGGCCGTATGCGCTCGACGATTCGCTCACCACCGTCGGGCCCGTGGATTTTGGTGGCGCTCTTACCGGCGCCTTTACCGCCCACCCGCGGGAGTGTCCGATCACGGGCGAACTACTGGCCTTCGGATACCAGTTGGTGCGCGAGCCCTATCTCACCTACTACCGCATCAGTCCCACCGGCGAGATGCTGCAAGCCGAACCGATCGACCTGCCGAATCCGGTGATGATGCACGACTGGAACGTCACCGAGAACAACGTGGTGTTCATGGACCTACCGGTGCGCTTTGGCCTCGACCGGGCCGTGAAGGGTGACGACCCGTTCTTCTTCGATCCCGATGCCGGAGCCCGTCTCGGCGTGATGCCCCGCACCGGTTCCAACACCGATGTGACGTGGCACGAAGTTGACCCGTGCTACGTGTTCCACCCGGTTAGTTCCTACGAAGACGGCGACCGCATCATCCTCACGGTGTGTCGCGCCGAAGGCGTGATGCAGAACGGCTTCGGCGACCTCGGTGCGATGGCCCAACTGTGGCGGTGGACAATCGACCAGACCACCGGCAAGGTCACCGAGGAGCAACTCGACGATCGGCGCTCCGACTTCCCCCGCATCGATGATCGACGCATCGGCCAGGCCGCCCGGTATGGCTACACCGCCCAGCTTTCCTGGGATGGACCGGCCACCATCGGCTCGGAACTCTACAAGTACGACCTGAGCACCGGGACCGCCGAGGTTCACACCACCTCCGCCCATACCCGGCTCGGAGAAGCGGTCTTTGCCCCCGCCAGTCCCGACGCGGGCGAAGACGAGGGGTGGGTGTTGGTCTTTGCCCACGACGAGGCCGATGACCGCACCGAACTTCGCGTCATTGATGCCCAGGACTTCGCCGGCCCGCCGGTGGCCCGGGTGCGGATGCCCCGCCGGGTGCCCTACGGCGCCCACGGGTCGTGGCTGCCAGCCTGAACCTCAGCCCAGGTACGACGCCTCAAACAACTCGCGACGGTCCTTCATCTCAGCGGTGGGGCCCTGCGCCACCACTTCGCCGTGCACGAGAAGGCACACACGGTCGGACACCTCCATGGCCATGGTGAGGTGTTGCTCTA
Encoded here:
- a CDS encoding ABC transporter permease; the protein is MTDHFTYLLLGIGGGSVIAALAIGVVITHRASNVINLGHAAIGMYVAFAYYELRRSGELVLPILGLPGRVRLVDQPTVATALIISLLVAAAVGAAVFLLIFRPLRSAPPLARVVASLGLMVYLIGVVDLRFEGPSATSLRLVGPLSPRLVDVLGLRVPADRYLMALGTLGVIAILWAVDRWTRFGLATRAAAENERGAVLLGLSPTTIGLVNWILAAVLAGLALIAAAPLAGLDPGGTSLLIVPALGAALVGAFRSIVVAGLAGLAIGMAQSEILNLQASSEWLPDVGLQQGIPFLIVVVALVLLGRRLPDRATVVSTRLPMAPEPRRTMAVTAVVVGLGVVGLLVLDSSYRSGIIVSAIATIVALSVIVLTGLVGQISLATFALAGTAGFSMVRVGASLGWGFPLAPMVGIAVAVGVGLLAGLPAVRVRGLTLAVTTLAASIAIEQLLFRWSWFTGADEGARVSEPSLFGINLGISAPGDAYPRVAFGILTLVAMLGAMAMVVNLRQGATGRRWLAVRANERAAEAAGIPVAQVKLGATAVAAALAGLAGVLLAYEQQVVSGSSYGALASLVAVAIAYLAGIAIPAAALVAGVLASGGLLTVVLDVINEGSSKYQFAVNGLLLMVVAVRFPAGLVGAARKRKS
- a CDS encoding cytochrome d ubiquinol oxidase subunit II, coding for MSTIAAIILFTTVIAYAVFGGADFGAGFWDLMAGGTERGDRPRRIIDHSIGPVWEANHVWLIFCFVVLWTCFPEAYASITLTLFVPLTLAAVGIVLRGSGFAFRHAVFRTRDRRVFGALFATSSVLVPYCLGAVAGAIASGRVPDGGRAGDPIGSWINPTSILGGVLAVGTGAFLAATFLVWDAGRLDEAPMVEYFRRRAAGSATAMGVLSLIGVFVLREDAKYLFGGLTTRGLPLVITAAVCGTAALVLLHRQSHRGARLAAVVAVASILLGWGVAQWDYILPESLTLEAAIAPDGTVIAVLVAVGLAVVFILPAFALLYRLDQRGFLPEEGAEDSPGERRLDSPFPAITKPMGRSSEQ
- a CDS encoding TetR/AcrR family transcriptional regulator → MSGTEERPPLTQEAILARSIEIVDATGIDSLSLRSLARDLGVSAPALYDHIESKDSLLRLLAREGYANLTARWAELDSEDIPAWIRATSHSYVGFALDRPGLFAAMFRYRPIFVSGPGALEDTAATAVFQQSLAVIERGVDAGILAGASPVQLALGLWAAMHGAATVLSMSPEMRQADWLVDLMIDGLLAGWKLAGADEGAPDS
- a CDS encoding aldo/keto reductase, with protein sequence MQPTTVILPGCATPLAPLGVGTWAWGDRKTWGMGGYDTSLSEATIAEAWEASIDAGLTLFDTAEVYGDGESERIIGRLLAQEPARRRSLVLATKFLPSPQKLAVKGAMRAALEASLERLGVEHVDLYQIHGPISLRSKSALAEALAEVQAAGLTSAVGVSNYSITEMTKIHAELAKRGVPLASNQVEYSLLRRGPETGGLLAACGRLGVVLLAYSPIGQGRLTGKYSASHPPPGARGFSAHPMTEVDIVVALLRRIGDERQRTPSQVALRWLIEKGAVPIPGAKTAEQARENAGGLGWSLTTEEMADLDDAALAGTRSLANRFWQHG
- a CDS encoding GlsB/YeaQ/YmgE family stress response membrane protein; translation: MLIFGLLGFGMIIGWLAQLALGMGSKPNSQSLIAGVAGSFVGGLFASIVHGDGLELRPSGFIGSFLGALVVLAIWRANARRSAH